In the Azospirillum humicireducens genome, TCGCGGCGTCCCGGCGGAACGCCGATCCGGTGCCGAGACCAAACCTGTAAGGAGCTTCCAGATGTTCGTTTCGACGGCTTATGCACAGACGGCGGCGCCGGCTGGCGGCGGCGGTGACATGCTCGTCCAGTTTCTGCCGCTGATCCTGATCTTCGTCGTCTTCTACTTCCTGCTCATCCGTCCGCAGCAGAAGAAGATGAAGGAGCATAAGGCCATGCTGTCGGCCATCCGCCGCGGCGACCGCGTCGTGACCGGCGGCGGCATCATCGGCGTCGTCACCAAGGTCGGCTCCGACGACGAACTGACCGTCGAAATCGCCGAGAACGTGCGCGTTCGCTGCCTGCGCTCGACCGTGAACCTTGTGCTGGCCAAGACCGAGCCGGCCGGCAAGTCCGGCGGCGACGCCGCTCCGGCCGCCACCCCGGAAGGCGAGGCCAAGCCGGCCGATACTCCCGCCGCCGGCGGCATCGGCAAGCTGTTCGGCCGCAAGTAAGCCGCAGCCGGGCTCCTCTCACGCGGGCCAGCCCGAAGGCGCTTCCCAACCGGACCGTCCGCCCGCCGCCCTTCGGCGGCGGATCGGCCGTCCCGGCTTGGGTGTCTGATCGGATTCGAGTGACGCATGCTCTATTTTTCGCGCTGGAAGATATACCTGATCCTGGCGACCTGCATCGCCGGCTTCATCATGATGCTGCCCAACTTCCTGGGCCGCGACACGCTGGCGGCGCTGCCGTCCTGGTACGCGCACAGCAAGGTGTCGCTGGGTCTCGACCTGCGCGGCGGATCGCATCTGTTGCTCGAGGTCGACATGGCCACCGTCATCCGTGACCGGGTGGAAGGGCTGGTCGACGGCGCCCGGCAGCAGCTGCGCACCGCCAATGTCGGTTATACCGCCCTGAACGCGGGCGAGCGCGCCGTGACCGTTCAATTGCGCGACCCGGCACAGGCCGACGACGCGGTGAAGGCTCTGCGCCAGCTTGCCAGCCCGGTGGGCGGCACGGCGCTGGGCGGCGGGCAACCGGACCTGACCGTGTCGGTCGACGGTTCCACGGTGACCGTGGCGCTGAGCGAGGTCGCGCTGCGCGACCGCGCCACCCAGGCCATCGAACAGTCGATCGAGATCGTCCGCCGTCGCATCGACGAGACCGGCGTGAACGAGCCGACCATCGCCCGCCAGGGCACCGACCGCATCCTGGTCCAGCTTCCCGGCGTGGAGGATCCCGACCGGATCAAGCGCCTGCTCGGCACCACCGCCAAGATGACCTTCCGGCTGGTGGACGTGAATGCCGACCCCAACAGCGGCCGCGCCCCTCCGGGATCTGAGATCCTGCCGTCCACCGAGGGCGACCGCTACCAGTCGAAATACGTCATCCGCAAGAAGGTCGAGGTCGACGGTGCCACGCTGCAGAACGCGTCCGCCGGCACCAACCCGCAGACCGGCGAATGGGTGGTCAACTTCGAATTCAACACGGCGGGCGCCAACCGCTTCGCCGAAGTCACCAAGCAGAATGTCGGCCGGCCCTTCGCCATCGTGCTCGACAACAAGGTGATCAGCGCGCCGGTCATCCGCGAGCCGATCACCGGCGGGCGCGGCCAGATCAGCGGCAACTTCACCGCTGCCAACGCCAACGACCTCGCCGTTCTGCTGCGCGCCGGCGCCCTGCCTGCGCCGCTGAAGGTGATCGAGGAGCGGACCGTCGGTCCCGACCTGGGTGCCGATTCGATCCGCGCCGGCCTGACCTCCGTCGCCGTCGGCTTCGCCATGGTCTGCGTCTACATGATCGCCTGCTATGGGCTGTTCGGCGCCTTCGCCTGCTTCGCGCTGTTCGTCAACATCGTGCTGACGCTGGCGGCGCTGTCGCTGCTGCAGGCCACGCTGACGCTGCCGGGCATCGCCGGCATCCTGCTGTCGCTGGGCCTCGCGGTCGACGCCAACATCCTGATCAACGAGCGTATCCGCGAGGAGACGAAGAAGGGCCGCGGCGTCTTCGCGTCGATGGAGGCCGGCTTCAGCCGCGCCTACAGCACGATCGTCGACTCCAACCTGACGACGGCCATCAAGATGGCGCTGCTGTTCATCTTCGGCACCGGCGCGATCAAGGGCTTCGCCGTCACCATCACCTTCGGCATCCTCATCTCCATGTTCACCGCCACGGTGCTGGTGCGCCTGATGATGGTGACGTGGCTGCGCCGGACGCGTCCGGCCGTGTTGCCGGTCTGAGAGGTCTTCCGATGTTCCATCTCCGCCTCGTCCCCGACAACACCAAGATCCCCTTCATGAACGGCCGCATCGCCGGCCTCGTCGTGTCGGCGGTTCTGTCCATCGCGTCGGTCATCCTGTTCTTCCATCCCGGTCTGAATTACGGCATCGACTTCCGCGGCGGCATCGTGATCGAAGCGCGCACGCCGCAGGCCGCCGATTTCGCCTCGCTCCGCCACACCCTGTCCGGCCTTGGCATGGGGCAGGTGGCGTTGCAGGAGTTCGGGTCGGCCCAGGACGTGCTGATCCGCCTGGAACGCCAACCCGGTGACGACGCCGCCCAGCAGGTTGCCGCCGACAAGGTGCGGAGCACACTGGCTGAGGCCGTTCCCGGCACCCAGGTGCGCCGCGTCGAGGCCGTCGGCGCGTCGGTCAGCGGCGAGCTGTTCGCCAACGGCATGCTGGCGCTCGGCCTCGCGATGGTGGCGATGCTGGTCTACATCTGGTTCCGCTTCGAATGGCAGTTCGGCTTCGGCGCGGTGGTGACGCTGCTGTTGGATATCACCAAGATCGTCGGTTTCTACGCCATCACCGACATGCAGTTCAATCTGACGGCGGTGGCGGCGATCCTGACGGTCATGGGCTATTCGGTGAACGACAAGGTCGTGGTCTATGACCGCATGCGCGAGAATCTGCGCATCTACAAGAAGATGCCGCTGCGCGACCTGATCGACCTGTCGATCAACGAGACGCTGAACCGCACCGTCGGCACCTCGGTCTGTACCCTGCTGTCGATCATTCCGCTGGCGCTGTTCGGCGGCGAGGCGCTGCAGGACTTCGGCATCGTGCTGATCTTCGGCGTTGTCCTGGCGACCAGCTCGTCCGTGTTCATCGCGGCACCCATCTTGCTGTTCCTGGGCGAGAACCGCCTGCGCCGCGGCACCCCGACCGATGCGGCGCCGGGCAACACCCCGGCGACCACGCCGTAACGCCGGACGACAGAGGTAAGGAGAGGGCAGCATGGCCGACATCATGCCGATGATCCCGTCCGACCGTCAGGTCATCGACGGCTATGGTCCGGGGCAGTTCTGCGTCTCCGGCCAATGGCGCGTCGGCGCGGTCGTCGTGCTGCCCGACCGCACCCAGGCCTGGGGGGCGACCGATGCCGCCTCCCTGACCCTGGAAGATTTCGCCATGGTGCTGGCGGCCGAGCCGAAAGTGGAAATCCTGCTGCTCGGCACCGGCCCGACCATGACGATGATTCCGAAGGCGCTCCGCCAGGGCCTGCGCGAGCAGGGCGTGGTGGTGGAACCGATGGACAGCCGCGCGGTCTGCCGGACCTACAACGTCCTGCTGGCCGAGGGCCGGCGGGTGGCTGCGGCGATGCTGCCGGTCTAGAAGCACGACACGGTTCCAGAAACGACAAAGGCGCCCTCTCGGGCGCCTTTGCGTTTTTCACCCTTCGACCGAAAGGATCACGCGGCCAGCTGCTCGGCGGCGAAGTCCCAGTTGGCGAGGTTGTCGATGACGGCCTTCACGAAGTCGGCGCGGCGGTTCTGGAAGTCGACATAGTAGGCATGCTCCCACACGTCGATGGTGAACAGCGGCTTGTGGCCGTGCGCCAGCGGGGTGTCGGCGTTGCCGGTCTTGCCGATCTTCAGCTTGTCGCCGTCCAGGTACAGCCAGGCCCAGCCGGAACCGAACTGGGTCAGGGCGGCCTGCGTCAGCTCTTCCTTGAACTTCTCGACGCTGCCGAAGTCGGCGACGATGCGCTGCTCCAGGGCCGCCGGCATCTTGCCGCCGTCCTTCTTCAGGCACTGCCAGAAGAAGGTGTGGTTCCACACCTGGGCGGCGTTGTTGAAGATGCCGACCTTGGACGCGTCGCCGGCCGAAGCCTTGATGACCTCCTCCAGGCTGGCGTCGGCCAGCGGGGTGTCCTTGGTCAGGTTGTTCAGGTTGGTGACATAGGTCTGGTGGTGCTTGTCGTGGTGCAGGTGCAGAGTCTCCGACGAGATGTACGGAGCCAGAGCGTCGTACGCATACGGAAGCGGCGGAAGTTCGAACGCCATTTTAATTCACCCTCTCTTCTTTGATTGTCCTTCCGGGCCGGGCCTTGCGGGCACGGCACCTCCGTCCGACCAAATAGGCCGATGACGGAAGCTTGTGAAGGCCGGAAACGGTGCGGAACGCCGTATGGGGTTATTTCCGTTTGCCAAAGCGGCCTCCGCCGCCCGGTATCCCGAGCGTACGGCAGCCTCCAACGTGGCGGGAAGTCCCGTTTCCGTCCAGTCTCCTGCCAGCGCCAGGTTGCGCCAGCGGGTTTGCGGTCCCGGCCGGCGTGCGACCGATTCGGGCGACTGGTCCGGCGTCGCCCGCCGCTCCTTCACCATGCGGAAGGGGCGAATCGGGGGGCCGAGTCGCTGATCCAGCCCAAGTCGCGGCGCGATCTCCGCCCACAGCATCGCAGCGGCCTCGTCGGCTGGACGTTCGGCCAGCCTGTCGGCGTCGCTGACGGTGACGGACAGCAGGTCGTCGCGGGCGAACAGCCATTCGGCCGTTCCGCCGACCAGCCCCAGGAAGGGCAGGCCGCCGGGGAGCCGCAACGGGCCGTCCAGCCGGACATGCAGGTTCACGATGGCCGCACCCGGAGGCGGCACGGTCAGGCCGGGCACCAGCCGTTCCGCCGCCCAGGCCGGCGCGGCGACGATCAGCGCGTCCTCCGGGCCGAGCGTCACGGTGCTTCCCCCCGCGGACAAGCCGGAAACCCGGTCGCCGTCGAAGCTCAGCCCATCCACCCGCGCGCCGAGATGCACGGCCGCGCCGGCCGCGCGCAGCCGGGCCAGCGCCGGATCGACGAAGGCCGCTGACAGGCCGCGGGGCGTCAGTACCGGGCGGCAAGCCGCCTCGCCGCGGAGCAGCGTCTCGCGCAACACCGCGCCGAACAGGCGGGCGGAGATACGCTCCACCGGGCCATTGAGGGCGGAGACCGCCAGCGGACGCCACAGCGGCTCGAACAGCCGGCCCGCGGGCCGCAGCCGGTCGGCGACCGACTGGCGCCTGCCGGCGGTCAGGCAGCGCAGGGCGGCGAGGTAGTCGAGCGGCCGGCTGCCCGGAACCCGGCGGGCCGGATCGAACAGCCACAGCCCGCCGGGCCTCAAGCTCCAGGTGGCGCCGTTGCGCAGGTCCATGAAGGGGAAGGCGGCCGGGCGCACCTCCTCCAGGGCGTCGGCTCCACCGGTGCACCGGGCATAGTCGAGGAGATCCCGATTGCCGCTGAGCACCATATGGTTGCCGTTGTCGATGGAGCGGCCGAGCGTGGCGTCGTGGAAGCTGCGGCAGCGGCCTCCGGCCTGCGGAGCCTGTTCGTAGACTGCAACCCGTCTGCCGGCCTCCACCAGCCGGACGGCGGCGGCCAGCCCGGCCAGCCCGGCGCCGACCACATGAACGGTCTGGGGGACGGTCTGGGGGGCAGTCATTCAGGTGGCCGGCGGAAGGCCGAGCATGCAGCGCACCGCCACCCAGGCGCTCTCCCGCCGCCCGACCCGGACGCGGGCATTCAGGTCGCGCCAGCCGGCCGCGCGCAGGCGCCGCAGCAGCCGGTGATACAGCACCATCATCGCCGTGGCCGCCCAGAGCGAGCCCCGTGCCTGTCCGCCGATCGCCGCCCTGGCCTCGGCGAAGCGGGTCTCCGCGAGCTCCGCCAGCGCCGCGCAGGCTTGCGGCAGGGCGGGGTGTGCCAACACCTCCTCCGGCCTGTCACCGGTGATGCCGGCGGCCTGCAGAAGCTCGCGCGGCAGGTAGAGCCGGCCGAGGTCGGCGTCCTCGGCCAGATCGCGCAGGATGTTCGTCAACTGCAGGGCTTCGCCGAGCGCCAGGGCGAAGCGTTCGGTGGCGGGATCGGCGCGGTCGAAGACGCGAATGGCCAGCATGCCGACGGCGCCGGCGACACGGCGGCAATAAAGGCGCAGGGTGTCGAGGTCGGGGGCGCGCATGCCGCCGGAGTCCTCCCCTGCGACATCCATGGCCATGCCGTCGATCAGCGCCTCCAGCTCCGCCCGCGGAAGACCGTAGCGCTCGATGGCGCCCTTCAGGGCGGCGGTGAGCGGGCCGTTGGGGGCGCCGCCGACATAGAGGTCGCGGATGTCCCGGCGCCAGACGTCGAGTGCGGCGCGCTTCGCAGACGTCTCTCCGGGCTCGTCGGCGATGTCGTCGATGCGGCGGCAGAAGGCGTAGATGGCGAACATGGCCGCCCGCTTGGACGCTGGCAGCAGACGCATCGGCCAGTAGAAGGTGCTGCCCGACTTGGCGGTGACGGCCGATGCCGTATCGGGGGCCTTCTCGTCCGGCAATGTCGTGGACACCGGTTCCAGCGGGGCCGTCTCCAGCGGCGGAGGGGTCATCTGTCGCATCCTGGGCATTGCACGCGGGGACGTGCCTGGCGGTGCACGCCGTGACGTGTGGCCCGGGAGTTTATGCGGCGGAGAAGCTCCGCGCCAGCCCCCGCGCCACCGCCGCCAGCTTGTGGTGTGTGCCCAGCTTGACTTTCGTCTTCATCGGGTCGCGGGCCTTCAGCCGCCGCGACAGCGATTCGGCAAGGCTGAGGATCACCGCCGCCTCCATCCGCAAGCCGCGATGCTGGATCAGGCCTGGCAGGGCGGCGGCGCGTTCGAGCAGCCGGTCGGTATGCTCCAGCGCCTGATCGAAGATGGCACGCATGCGGACGTCGCTCTCGCACTCCACCAGACGCTCGACGCTGATGCCGGCATCGTCGAACCAGACCAGCGGGATGTAGCAGCGGCCGAGCTGGGTCCAGTCCTCCCGCACGTCCTGCAGATGGTTCAGCACCTGCAAGGCGGAGCAGAGCGCGTCGGAGGCCGGGCCGGCCGCCGCCCCTTCGCCATGCAGTTCCAGCAGAAAGCGGCCGACCGGATTGGCGGAGAAGCGGCAATAGAGCAGCAGGTCGCTCCAGCTGTGGCAGCGGGCGCCGACGGCGTCGCGGCGGAAGGCACGCAGCACCTGCCGGGCATGGCGGTCGCTGACACCGGTCTTCTGCAGGCTCTCGCGCAGTTCGGTCGCCGGTTTCAGGTAGGCGTGCTTGGCCTGACCGGAAGTCAACGCCCGTTCAAGCGCCTCCAGATAGGCCAGCTTGGTCTCCGGTTCGAGATCGGGGTCGTCGGCGATGTCGTCGGCCAGCCGCACGAAGCGGTAGAAGGCGATCACATGCGGGCGCAGGTGTTTCGGAATCAGGCGGGAGGCGACCGGAAAATTCTCCCCGGTCTCGTCCTTGCGGGCGACCGGGCCGGTCTTGCGGGGCTTCGTCGGGGCGATGTTGAAATCCGTCATGGGATCCCTGCCTGCTGCGCGTCGGGGCTGGCGATGCGACCTTGAGTGCTTCATATAGGCGTGGCAACAGGCTTTGGCCCGTCCTTCCGCCGATCCTCCCCTCTTTTTCCAATCAGGCATCCCATGGTGAAGGCTGCGACCGACCTGTCCTATTGCGGACGGGAGGTTCGGAAATATGACAACGACCACTTTCTGGCAGGTTTGTTCGTTCCCGCCGACAGGCGTGAGGCGATGTTCGCCCTGTACGCCTTCAACCTGGAGATCGCGAAGACCCGTGAGGTCGTCAGCGAACCGATCCTGGGCCAGATGAGACTTCAATTCTGGCGCGACGGCATAGAGGCCGTCTATGAGGATGGACCCGTACCCCGCCATGGCGTGATGGACCCGCTTGCCGAGGCCGCCCGCGGGCTGGGGCTGAGCCGCGCCCTGTTCGACCGGCTGATCGACGCGCGGGAGGCCGACCTGGACGACGCGCCGCCGGCCGATCTTGCCTGCCTCGTCAATTATGCCGAGGTGACCGGGGCGCCGCTGGTCCAACTGGCGCTGGAGATCCTGGGCGTGCGGGACGAGGCGGCGATGGCGGCCGGGCGCCATGTCGGCATCGCCTATGCCCTCGCCGGCATCCTGCGCGCCGCCCCCTTTCTGGCCCGTCAGCACCGCCAGCGCCTGCCGGAGGACCTGATGCAGCGCCACGGCGGCAAGAGCGAGGATCTGTTCGCCGGCCGCTTCACCCCGGAACTGCGGCGGGTGGTCGGCGAGATCGCCGACGTTGCGCGCCGGCACTTGGCCGAGGCACGCGCCCTGCGCCGGGACGTGCCGAAGGCGGCGGTGCCGGCGCTGCTGCCGGCCACGCTGGCCGACCTGCATCTCGGCGTGATCGCGCGTGAGGGCAACGACGTGTTCGCCCCGCGCGTGCTGCTGCCCAACCCGTTCCGGCAGTTGAAGCTGGGCTGGGCGGCGATGCGCGGGCGGTATTGAGATGGCGGCGGTCCGTGGTCTGAATCATCTGACGCTGGCCGTCACCGATTTGGAGCGGTCGCTCGGGTTCTACCGGGATCTTCTGGGAATGAGCGTGCGTGCGCGCTGGGGTGAGGGCGCCTATCTCGAGGCAGGCTCGCTCTGGCTCTGTCTATCGGTCGATCGGAATGCAGCTGACGCGGTGCGCTGCGACTACACCCACATTGCCTTCGATGTGGCCCTGGCGGATTTCCCGGCGCTGTGCCGTTCGGTGCAAGAGGCGGCGCCTGTCTGGAAGGAGAATCGCAGCGAGGGCCATTCGCTGTATGTGCTCGATCCGGACGGCCACCGGATCGAGTTGCATGTGGGCGATCTTGCCAGCCGACTGGATCACTACCGGCGGCGGATGCCGCCGGGAATGGTGATCGACGAATAGATTTCCTCAGCCCTTCAACCAGCCGTCGAGGTCGGCCAGCGCCCGGCGGGTGTAGGCGAGCTTGCGGTCGCGGCCGCGGATCTTGTCGTCCACCGGCGGGAACAGGCCGAAATTGACGTTCATCGGCTGGTAGGTCTCTGCCTCCGCCCCGCCGGTGATGTGGCCGAGGATGGCGCCGAGCGCCGTGGTGGCCGGCGGCCTGCCGATCTCCTGGCCCAGACGTTCCGCCGCGGCGAAGCGGCCAGCGAGCAGACCGACGGCCGCGCTCTCGACATAGCCCTCGCAGCCCGTGACCTGTCCGGCGAAGCGCAGGCGGGGCAGCGACTTCAGCCGCAGGGCGTCGTCGAGCAGGCGCGGGCTGTTCAGGAAGGTGTTGCGGTGCATGCCGCCCAGCCGGGCGAACTCGGCATTCTCCAGGCCGGGGATCATGCGGAAGATGCGCGCCTGTTCCGCATGGCGCAGCTTGGTCTGGAAGCCGACGAGGTTGTAGAGCGTGCCCAGCGCATTGTCCTGGCGCAGCTGCACCACGGCATAGGGGCGGCGTTCCGGCTTGTGCGGGTTGGTCAGGCCGACCGGCTTCATCGGGCCGTAGCGCAGGGTGTCGACGCCACGTTCCGCCATCACCTCGATCGGCAGGCAGCCCTCGAAGTAGGGGGTGTTCTTCTCCCACTCCTTGAAGTCGAGCTTCTCGCCCTCGATCAGGGCGGCGATGAAGGCGCGGTACTCGTCCTTCTCGAAGGCGCAGTTGATATAGTCCTTGCCGGTGCCGCCGGGGCCGGGCTTGTCGTAGCGCGACTGGAACCACGCCTTCGACAGGTCGATGCTCTCCAGATAGACGATGGGGGCGATGGCGTCGAAGAAGGCCAGCGACTCCTCGCCGGTGTGGTCGCGCACGGCCTCCGCCAGGGCGGGGGAGGTGAGGGGGCCGGTGGCGACGATGACGCTGTCCCACTCTTCCGGCGGCAGGCCGGCGACCTCCTCGCGCTGGAGGGTGATGAGCGGATGCGAGGCGATGGCCTCCGTCACCGCATCGGCGAAGCCGTCACGGTCCATGGCGAGCGCGCCGCCGGCCGGCACCTTGTGGGCGTCGGCGCAGCGCAGGATCAGCGAGCCGCAGCGCCGCATCTCCTCATGCAGCAGCCCCACCGCATTGTACTCGGCATCGTCCGAGCGGAAGGAGTTGGAGCAGACCAGCTCCGCCAGCTTGTCGGTATCGTGGGCCTCGGTCTTGCGGACCGGCCGCATCTCGTGCAGCACGACGGGCACGCCGCGCGAGGCGAGCTGCCAGGCGGCTTCCGATCCGGCGAGACCGCCGCCGATGACGTGGACGGGGCGAAGGGTGTCGGTCATTGGGCTTTCCAGAATACTGTGCGAAGGCAGAGGGACGAAGAGCAGGCGGATCAGGGGCGGGTTATGGCGCTCTGCATCGCCAAGATCCAGGCCTCAATCAACGCGGAATGGGCGGGAAGGCGCGAAAACAGCTCGTTCGCCTTTTCCTCGTCGTAGGTATGAACCGTCAGGTTCCGGTCATTCATCATTTCGATCGCCGCTTCGGCTTGCTCCTCGGTCAGCAGGCCGGCGATCTGGCTTTCGCGCACCATGGCCTTCGGACTAGCCGAATTCAGGCGTTCAGCGCCCATCTGGTCGGCAATAACCGACCTCGCGGCTTTCCACACGGTTTCGGTCGCCAAGGTGAACCGCAGGATTGCGGAGTCGCGGACCACATCGTCAACTGGCCGCTCAAGAACTTCCTGTAATCGGGCCAAGGCTTGGCGCGCGTTGTCGAGTTTTCGGCCTACTTTGTCCATTCGACGCCCTCCCGTTCGACCTCTTGCCGGAATTCACTCCGGGCGGAACGGAGATCGACCACATCGACGAAGTAGGGAACGGTACTTTCTTCCAGCGCCTCGGTGATCTCGCTGATCAATCCGGGGGGCAGTGGTTCCATTGGATCGATCGCGACGTCGATGTCGCTCCAATGCCCGACATCTCCACGCGCGCAGGAGCCGAACAGATAGACGCGCGCGGGGTGTTCGGCCAAATGATCGAACACGATGCGTTTGACGGTGTCGAGCGCGCGCAGGCGTACCGGGTTCATCATCCGTCCAGTTTAACACATCTCCGACCGGAAGGCGGACATAGGAAAAAGCCGGCCCCCACAGGGAAGGCCGGCCGCAAGTCGATCAGGAGTCAATCAGAACATCTGGCCAGAACCGTGACGCCGAGCGTTGGCTCACTCGCTCTTGGTCGTCGTGCTGCGTTCGATGGTGGTGGCGCCGGACGGGGCCGGGGTCACGGTGGTCGAACCGTAGCTCGGCGTGGTGGTCGTGGTGGTCGTCGTGCTGGTGGTGGAGCCGTCGGAGCCGCAGGCGGCCAGCAGCAGCGCGGCTCCCAGGGCGGTGCCCACACCGGTCAGAATCGTCTTCATGCGCCGTGTTCTCCCATGCAGTGCGAACTCTGCAGGGGAGAACACGGCGCAGCTTGCGTTTGTTCACGCCCTCTTTCGGGTTGCCGATTTCCGCACCGCCGGCTTCGCCTTCAGGTAGGGGGCGAGGTAACGGCCGGTGTAGCTGCGTTCCACCTTCGCGACATCCTCCGGCGTACCTTCGGCGACGATCTCGCCGCCGCCGGTGCCGCCCTCCGGCCCCAGGTCGATGATCCAGTCCGCGGTCTTGATGACCTCCAGATTGTGCTCGATCACCAGCACCGTGTTGCCCTGGTCGACCAGAGCATGCAGCACCTCCATCAGCTTTTCGACGTCGGCGAAATGCAGGCCGGTGGTCGGTTCGTCCAGGATGTACAGCGTGCGTCCGGTGGCGCGGCGGCTGAGTTCCTTCGACAGCTTGACGCGCTGCGCCTCGCCGCCCGACAGGGTGGTCGCCGCCTGCCCGATGTGGATGTAGCCGAGGCCCACCCGTTCCAGCGTGTCCATCTTGTCGCGGATGCCGGGCACGGCCTTGAAGAACTCCTTGCCCTCCTCGACCGTCATGTCCAGCACGTCGGCGATGGTCTTGTCGCGGTAGGTGACCTCAAGCGTCTCGCGGTTGTAGCGCTTGCCGTGGCAGACGTCGCAGGTGACGTAGACGTCGGGCAGGAAATGCATCTCGATCTTGATGACGCCGTCGCCCTGGCAGGCCTCGCAGCGTCCGCCCTTGACGTTGAAGGAGAAGCGGCCGGGCCCGTAGCCGCGCGCCTTCGATTCCGGCAGGCCGGCGAACCAGTCGCGGATCGGCGTGAAGGCGCCGGTGTAGGTCGCGGGGTTGGAGCGCGGGGTGCGGCCGATCGGCGACTGGTCGATGTCGATGACCTTGTCGAGATGCTCCAGCCCCAGCACCGCGTCATGGTCGGCCGGATGCTCGCGGGCACCCATCAGCTTGCGCGCCACCGCCTTGTAGAGCGTCTCGATGATCAGCGTCGACTTGCCGCCGCCCGACACGCCGGTCACGCAGGTGAAGGTGCCGAGCGGGATCCTGGTCGAGACATTCTGCAGGTTGTTGGCGCGGGCGCCCTGCACCTCCAGGAACTGGCCGGGATGGCCGGGCCGGCGGGTTTCCGGCACCGGGACGAAGCGGGTGCCGTTCAGGTACTGGGCGGTGATGCTGTCGGGGTTCTTCTGAACCTCCTCCGGCCGGCCCTGGGCGATGACGGTGCCGCCATGCTGGCCGGCGCCGGGGCCCATGTCGACCAGATAGTCGGCGCTGCGGATGGCGTCCTCGTCATGCTCGACGACGATGACGGTGTTGCCGATGTCGCGC is a window encoding:
- a CDS encoding VOC family protein, whose protein sequence is MAAVRGLNHLTLAVTDLERSLGFYRDLLGMSVRARWGEGAYLEAGSLWLCLSVDRNAADAVRCDYTHIAFDVALADFPALCRSVQEAAPVWKENRSEGHSLYVLDPDGHRIELHVGDLASRLDHYRRRMPPGMVIDE
- a CDS encoding nucleotidyltransferase family protein gives rise to the protein MMNPVRLRALDTVKRIVFDHLAEHPARVYLFGSCARGDVGHWSDIDVAIDPMEPLPPGLISEITEALEESTVPYFVDVVDLRSARSEFRQEVEREGVEWTK
- a CDS encoding nucleotidyltransferase substrate binding protein, which codes for MDKVGRKLDNARQALARLQEVLERPVDDVVRDSAILRFTLATETVWKAARSVIADQMGAERLNSASPKAMVRESQIAGLLTEEQAEAAIEMMNDRNLTVHTYDEEKANELFSRLPAHSALIEAWILAMQSAITRP
- the trmFO gene encoding methylenetetrahydrofolate--tRNA-(uracil(54)-C(5))-methyltransferase (FADH(2)-oxidizing) TrmFO, encoding MTDTLRPVHVIGGGLAGSEAAWQLASRGVPVVLHEMRPVRKTEAHDTDKLAELVCSNSFRSDDAEYNAVGLLHEEMRRCGSLILRCADAHKVPAGGALAMDRDGFADAVTEAIASHPLITLQREEVAGLPPEEWDSVIVATGPLTSPALAEAVRDHTGEESLAFFDAIAPIVYLESIDLSKAWFQSRYDKPGPGGTGKDYINCAFEKDEYRAFIAALIEGEKLDFKEWEKNTPYFEGCLPIEVMAERGVDTLRYGPMKPVGLTNPHKPERRPYAVVQLRQDNALGTLYNLVGFQTKLRHAEQARIFRMIPGLENAEFARLGGMHRNTFLNSPRLLDDALRLKSLPRLRFAGQVTGCEGYVESAAVGLLAGRFAAAERLGQEIGRPPATTALGAILGHITGGAEAETYQPMNVNFGLFPPVDDKIRGRDRKLAYTRRALADLDGWLKG